In a single window of the Pseudogemmatithrix spongiicola genome:
- the puhB gene encoding photosynthetic complex putative assembly protein PuhB: protein MTATALPPGVSDAVRDLPRARLRGVNEPLPPGERVLWEGAPDARAVARHLFFVRPLAAYLAVMVLWWVGVNRAEIGTASFWATLGTQLLLSGGLLFGAWWFARAIAGGTTYAITDKRIVMRFGVVFPLTINVPLHYVQGASARQFPDRTGQIAVKLGTKEKLAWIVLFPHVRPWTFNNPEPLLRGLKDPVKVGEILREAVMAVPAKESA, encoded by the coding sequence ATGACCGCAACGGCCCTCCCCCCCGGGGTGTCGGACGCTGTGCGCGACCTCCCGCGCGCGCGGCTCCGCGGTGTCAATGAGCCCCTGCCGCCGGGCGAGCGCGTGCTGTGGGAAGGCGCGCCCGATGCCCGTGCCGTGGCGCGGCACCTGTTCTTCGTTCGACCCCTGGCGGCGTACCTCGCCGTCATGGTGCTCTGGTGGGTCGGGGTGAACCGCGCCGAGATCGGCACGGCGAGCTTCTGGGCCACGCTCGGCACGCAGTTGCTGCTCTCGGGCGGCCTGCTCTTCGGCGCCTGGTGGTTCGCGCGGGCGATTGCCGGCGGTACGACCTACGCGATCACGGACAAGCGCATCGTGATGCGCTTCGGCGTGGTGTTCCCGCTCACGATCAACGTACCGCTGCACTACGTGCAGGGCGCGAGTGCGCGGCAGTTCCCCGATCGCACGGGCCAGATTGCCGTGAAGTTGGGCACGAAGGAGAAACTGGCGTGGATCGTCCTGTTCCCGCACGTGCGGCCGTGGACGTTCAACAATCCGGAGCCGCTGCTGCGCGGCCTCAAGGATCCGGTGAAGGTCGGCGAGATCCTGCGTGAGGCCGTGATGGCGGTGCCCGCGAAGGAGTCCGCATGA
- a CDS encoding VOC family protein, whose translation MTEIRLSKIQQIALVQHDVERAVPFYRDGLGLTLQFAMAGMAFFDAGGVRLMLTKPSSAEFDHKNSILYFEVADCAAAYAALKVRGVPFDDEPHLVGKTATHELWMAFCRDPEGNVIGLSESRPL comes from the coding sequence ATGACCGAGATCCGACTCAGCAAGATCCAGCAGATCGCCCTCGTCCAGCACGACGTCGAGCGCGCGGTCCCCTTCTACCGCGACGGGCTCGGCCTCACGCTGCAGTTCGCGATGGCCGGCATGGCGTTCTTCGACGCCGGTGGCGTGCGGCTCATGTTGACGAAGCCCAGCAGCGCGGAGTTCGACCACAAGAACTCGATTCTCTATTTCGAGGTCGCCGACTGCGCCGCGGCGTATGCCGCGCTCAAGGTCCGCGGCGTGCCCTTCGACGACGAGCCCCATCTCGTGGGCAAGACCGCGACGCATGAACTGTGGATGGCCTTCTGCCGCGATCCCGAAGGCAACGTCATCGGCCTCTCGGAGTCGAGGCCGCTCTAG
- a CDS encoding BCD family MFS transporter: MSAAPSIITRTIQQLGPRFMPFADIATDDVPLSRFLRLSLFQLTVGMATTLFYGTLNRVMILELGVPATLVAAFIAIPLLVAPFRALIGFKSDTYRNVLGWRRVPFIWFGTLAMFGGLAIMPFALIVLSGEQIWGGRWIPLAGSALAFFLVGAGAHTVQTSGLALATDLSTEEKRPRVIALMYVMMLLGALISAFVLGGLLQDFTSIKLIQVIQGAALFTLVINTISLWKQEARRRGVVPYAKGERRPLFLDAWRAFLKGGNAIRLLVATGLGFFAFNMQDVLLEPYGGEILGWTVGQTTSLTGLTAAGAIVAFLWAARMMERGSDAVRVAALGCFLGVMSFCAVIFASPLQSSTMFAGGAFLMGMGEGLFAVGTLSAAMGLRDATQHGIALGAWGAVFASSEGLSMFGAGVIRDWVVRGIADGRITGAMADPSVPYSVVYHIETLLLFATLVALGPLVRLVRAGAIARETGKEFGLAELPA, encoded by the coding sequence ATGAGCGCCGCGCCGTCAATCATCACGCGGACGATCCAGCAATTGGGTCCGCGCTTCATGCCGTTCGCGGACATCGCGACGGATGACGTGCCGCTGTCGCGCTTCCTGCGGCTGAGCCTGTTCCAGCTCACCGTGGGCATGGCGACGACGCTGTTCTATGGCACGCTGAACCGCGTGATGATTCTCGAGCTGGGCGTGCCGGCGACGCTGGTGGCGGCGTTCATCGCGATCCCGTTGTTGGTGGCACCGTTCCGGGCGCTCATCGGCTTCAAGTCGGATACATACCGCAACGTGCTGGGCTGGCGGCGCGTGCCGTTCATCTGGTTCGGCACGCTGGCCATGTTCGGCGGGTTGGCCATCATGCCGTTCGCGCTGATCGTGCTGAGCGGCGAACAGATCTGGGGCGGTCGCTGGATCCCGTTGGCGGGTTCCGCCTTGGCGTTCTTCTTGGTTGGCGCCGGCGCGCACACCGTGCAGACCAGCGGTCTGGCGTTGGCCACCGACCTCTCTACGGAAGAGAAGCGCCCGCGCGTCATCGCCCTCATGTACGTGATGATGCTCCTGGGCGCGCTCATCTCGGCGTTCGTGCTCGGCGGCCTGCTGCAGGACTTCACCAGCATCAAGCTGATCCAGGTCATCCAGGGTGCGGCGCTGTTCACGCTGGTGATCAACACGATCTCGCTGTGGAAACAGGAGGCACGGCGCCGCGGCGTCGTGCCGTACGCCAAGGGCGAACGCCGGCCGTTGTTCCTCGATGCTTGGCGTGCGTTCCTCAAGGGCGGCAACGCCATCCGCTTGTTGGTCGCGACGGGCCTCGGCTTCTTCGCCTTCAACATGCAGGACGTGCTGCTCGAACCGTACGGCGGCGAGATCCTCGGATGGACCGTGGGGCAGACCACCTCGTTGACGGGCCTTACGGCCGCTGGCGCCATCGTCGCGTTCCTCTGGGCGGCGCGGATGATGGAGCGCGGCTCCGACGCCGTGCGCGTCGCGGCCCTCGGCTGCTTCCTCGGCGTGATGAGCTTCTGCGCCGTGATCTTCGCCTCGCCGCTGCAGAGTTCGACGATGTTCGCGGGCGGGGCGTTCCTGATGGGTATGGGCGAAGGCCTGTTCGCCGTGGGGACGCTGAGTGCGGCGATGGGGCTGCGCGATGCCACGCAGCACGGCATCGCGCTGGGGGCTTGGGGCGCGGTGTTCGCCAGCTCCGAGGGACTGTCGATGTTCGGCGCCGGCGTGATCCGCGACTGGGTGGTGCGGGGCATCGCCGATGGTCGCATCACGGGGGCGATGGCGGATCCCAGTGTGCCGTACAGCGTGGTTTATCACATCGAAACCTTGCTGTTGTTCGCGACGCTGGTGGCCTTGGGGCCGCTGGTGCGGTTGGTGCGAGCGGGCGCGATTGCGCGGGAGACGGGGAAGGAGTTTGGGTTGGCGGAGTTGCCGGCTTGA
- the acsF gene encoding magnesium-protoporphyrin IX monomethyl ester (oxidative) cyclase, producing MKPPMKEVNESTKAATEDAVLNPRFYTTDFAEMDRLDVSALRKDWDELVDEFRRDPNKNHFKRNEEFEALDFTGWSPELKTAFIEFLVSSVTAEFSGCILYAEIKKRVKNQDIRDLFGFMSRDEGRHAGFINHTLADFNVAVDLSFLTKAKKYTYFKPKYIYYATYLSEKIGYARYITIFRQLEKHPEYRFHPIFKWFENWCHDEFRHGEAFAVLMRANPQFLQGGNKIWIRFFLLAVFATMYVRDHARRGFFESLGFDVDDFDRRVIKLTNEISQQCFPVTIDTDNPKFWALLETMNQNMQAIERGNKAGGLGGWLTSTGAKLSNGWTFLRLMLLPAVHKPLPANFRLEPVW from the coding sequence ATGAAGCCCCCCATGAAGGAAGTGAACGAGTCGACGAAGGCCGCGACCGAGGACGCCGTCCTCAACCCGCGCTTCTATACGACGGACTTCGCCGAGATGGACCGCCTGGACGTCTCCGCCCTGCGCAAGGACTGGGACGAGCTGGTGGACGAGTTCCGCCGCGACCCGAACAAGAACCACTTCAAGCGCAACGAGGAGTTCGAGGCCCTGGACTTCACGGGCTGGAGCCCGGAGCTCAAGACGGCGTTCATCGAGTTCCTCGTGAGCTCGGTGACGGCGGAGTTCTCCGGCTGCATCCTCTACGCCGAGATCAAGAAGCGCGTGAAGAACCAGGACATCCGCGACCTCTTCGGCTTCATGAGCCGCGACGAGGGCCGGCACGCCGGGTTCATCAACCACACGCTGGCCGACTTCAACGTGGCCGTGGACCTCTCGTTCCTGACCAAGGCCAAGAAGTACACGTACTTCAAGCCCAAGTACATCTACTACGCCACGTACCTGTCGGAGAAGATCGGCTACGCGCGCTACATCACGATCTTCCGCCAGCTGGAGAAGCATCCGGAGTACCGCTTCCATCCGATCTTCAAGTGGTTCGAGAACTGGTGCCACGACGAGTTCCGCCACGGCGAGGCCTTCGCGGTGCTGATGCGGGCCAATCCGCAGTTCCTGCAGGGCGGCAACAAGATCTGGATCCGCTTCTTCCTGCTCGCCGTGTTCGCGACGATGTACGTGCGCGACCATGCGCGCCGCGGGTTCTTCGAGTCGCTGGGCTTCGACGTGGATGACTTCGACCGCCGCGTCATCAAGCTCACGAACGAGATCAGCCAGCAGTGCTTCCCGGTGACCATCGACACGGACAACCCGAAGTTCTGGGCCCTGCTCGAGACGATGAACCAGAACATGCAGGCCATCGAGCGCGGCAACAAAGCCGGCGGCCTCGGCGGCTGGCTCACGAGCACGGGCGCCAAGCTCAGCAACGGCTGGACCTTCCTGCGGCTCATGCTGCTGCCGGCGGTGCACAAGCCGCTGCCCGCCAACTTCCGGCTCGAGCCGGTGTGGTAA
- the bchL gene encoding ferredoxin:protochlorophyllide reductase (ATP-dependent) iron-sulfur ATP-binding protein produces the protein MRLPVLPTREDGEGSLQVHDDQKITGAQVFAVYGKGGIGKSTTSSNLSAAFSKLGKRVLQIGCDPKHDSTFTLTKKMVPTVIDVLETVDFHSEELRPEDFVYIGYGGVQCVEAGGPPAGTGCGGYVVGQTVKLLKEHHLLEDTDVVIFDVLGDVVCGGFAAPLQHAQRALIVTANDFDSIFAMNRIMAAILAKSKNYAVRLGGVIANRSADTDQIDRFNGASGMSLSGRFPDLDAIRRSRLKKCTIFEMDETPEVKLVQEEYMRIAATLAAGVPAQPGTPLRDREIFDLLGYD, from the coding sequence ATGCGATTGCCGGTGTTACCGACCCGGGAGGACGGCGAGGGCTCGCTGCAGGTGCACGATGATCAGAAGATCACGGGCGCCCAGGTGTTTGCGGTCTATGGAAAGGGCGGCATCGGGAAATCGACGACCTCGTCGAACCTGAGCGCGGCATTCAGCAAGCTGGGCAAGCGCGTGCTGCAGATCGGATGCGACCCCAAGCACGACAGCACCTTCACGCTCACCAAGAAGATGGTGCCGACGGTGATCGACGTGCTCGAGACCGTGGACTTCCACTCGGAAGAGCTGCGTCCCGAGGACTTCGTGTACATCGGCTACGGCGGCGTGCAGTGCGTGGAGGCGGGCGGGCCGCCGGCGGGCACGGGCTGCGGCGGCTACGTGGTGGGCCAGACGGTGAAGCTCCTCAAGGAGCATCACCTGCTGGAAGACACCGACGTCGTGATCTTCGACGTGCTCGGCGACGTGGTCTGCGGCGGCTTCGCCGCGCCGCTGCAGCATGCGCAGCGCGCGCTGATCGTGACGGCCAATGACTTCGACTCGATCTTCGCGATGAACCGCATCATGGCGGCCATCCTCGCGAAGTCCAAGAACTATGCGGTGCGCCTCGGCGGCGTGATCGCGAACCGCAGCGCGGACACCGACCAGATCGACCGCTTCAACGGCGCGTCGGGCATGTCGCTGAGCGGGCGCTTCCCGGACCTCGACGCGATCCGTCGCAGCCGGCTCAAGAAGTGCACGATCTTCGAGATGGACGAGACGCCGGAAGTGAAGCTGGTGCAGGAGGAGTACATGCGCATCGCGGCGACGCTGGCCGCCGGCGTGCCGGCGCAGCCGGGCACGCCGCTGCGCGACCGCGAGATCTTCGACCTGCTGGGCTACGATTGA
- a CDS encoding YdeI/OmpD-associated family protein, translating into MPPPEDSVEVTTLAEWRGWLQANHTRRASVWVVTYKNGASRPHVAYDDLVSEALCWGWIDSLPRKLDAERTMLRFSPRSKNTGWSALNKQRAEQMIKAKRMQPAGLAKIAAAKADGSWTRLDAGEATRAANDKRAAKGKRAAWWRD; encoded by the coding sequence ATGCCGCCTCCCGAAGATTCGGTCGAGGTGACCACGCTCGCCGAATGGCGGGGGTGGCTGCAGGCGAACCATACGCGCCGCGCCAGTGTGTGGGTGGTCACGTACAAGAATGGCGCGAGTCGCCCCCACGTCGCCTATGACGATCTCGTCAGCGAGGCGCTCTGCTGGGGCTGGATCGATTCGCTGCCGCGCAAGTTGGACGCCGAGCGCACGATGCTGCGCTTCTCCCCGCGGTCGAAGAACACGGGCTGGTCCGCGCTCAACAAGCAGCGCGCCGAGCAGATGATCAAGGCCAAACGCATGCAGCCGGCCGGACTCGCGAAGATTGCGGCGGCGAAGGCCGACGGGTCATGGACGCGGCTCGACGCCGGCGAGGCCACGCGTGCCGCGAACGACAAGCGCGCCGCGAAGGGCAAGCGCGCCGCCTGGTGGCGCGACTAG
- a CDS encoding magnesium chelatase subunit H has protein sequence MASKRAAGASAVNVRVTIVTLDAHFADAFGRAKALLARELPGLTLSMHIAADYSANEALAERARADIAQADIIIAGQLFTEESAGPVKDAIAARRKDCDAVCAMLCVNEIVKLTRLGKYSMADEDRSPSPWSPLNILKKLRGSRDEGRSAGERQLNVLRQLPKLLKFIPGAAQDLRAWLLAMQYWLAGSDTNLANLVKMLVHRYAAGPRAVLRGTLDVQEPEEYPDVGVYHPSLPGRGISAELKKLPTKGKAGTVGVLLGRSYLLAGNTAHYDAVIRALESRGLTVIPAFASGLDARAAIHEYFMDRKLALRGTHKATIDALVSLTGFSLVGGPAYNDAGAAQAVLTALDVPYLSLQTLEFQTVSEWERDPRGLNALQATLQVAIPELDGAIGPLVYGGKGEPKEGTAAASEPIVGRVDAVAARVAKLVQLRRRPRSQRKVSIVLFNFPPNAGNTGSAAYIAVFDSLFNVLQAMQREGYTVDVPESADALRQMITEGNAQQVGAPANVHALIRADDHVRREPFLQEIEAVWGPAPGKQLSNGRELFVMGARFGNVFVGVQPAFGWEGDPMRLLFQGNFAPTHAFCAFYRWMREDFGADVVLHFGTHGALEFMPGKQVGLTDKCWPERLIGDLPNVYLYASNNSSEGTMAKRRGGAALVSYLTPPIAQAGLYKDLATLKASLDAFRSQDDPDHALAEVLQEQAAALDLCKLEPKWNGDTGERVADVRARLLELEYSLIPMGLHVVGEGMPEQARRDTIKAIRDSMPDGFSDAEATELDRLLAEDHEIPGILRALDARYVPPAPGGDIVRTPKIVPTGRNLYGFDPYKVPSAYALIDGRKRADLLLARHVADGHALPETVAFVLWGTDNMKTEGAPIAQVLALMGAAPRFDAVGRLAGARLLPLESLGRPRIDVVCTLSGIFRDLLPLQTKLIAEAALLASQADEPIEGNYIKKHTLEHMQSLGLSLDEAALRVFSNADGAYGSNVNLLVETGQWQQEDELAEQFVQRKSFAYGVKAGVKAMPALMQRALGGADVAFQNLDSVELGATDIDQYVESLGGMNRVITRAKGAEVPVYLGDHTGKDGRVRTLGEQVALETRTRMLNPKWYEAQLQQGYEGARNIAGHVATTLGWSATAGNVPQWVYTDITNTFVLDPAMRERLAKANPNAAVGMTQRLMEAHDRGYWQPSEEMLAKLREASEDLEDRLEGVSAVA, from the coding sequence ATGGCAAGTAAGCGCGCGGCCGGGGCCTCGGCGGTGAACGTCCGCGTCACGATCGTGACGCTGGATGCGCACTTTGCCGATGCCTTCGGACGCGCGAAGGCGTTGCTGGCCCGCGAACTGCCGGGCCTGACGCTGAGCATGCACATCGCGGCGGACTACAGCGCCAACGAGGCGTTGGCCGAGCGCGCGCGGGCGGATATCGCGCAGGCCGACATCATCATCGCGGGGCAGCTGTTCACGGAAGAGAGCGCGGGGCCGGTGAAGGACGCCATCGCGGCGCGGCGCAAGGACTGCGACGCGGTCTGCGCGATGCTCTGCGTGAACGAGATCGTGAAGCTGACGCGGCTGGGCAAGTACTCGATGGCCGACGAAGACCGGTCCCCGAGTCCGTGGTCGCCGCTGAACATCCTGAAGAAGCTGCGCGGTTCGCGCGACGAGGGCCGCAGCGCCGGCGAGCGCCAGCTCAACGTGCTGCGCCAGCTGCCGAAGCTGCTCAAGTTCATTCCTGGCGCGGCGCAGGACCTGCGCGCCTGGCTCCTCGCGATGCAGTACTGGCTGGCGGGTTCGGACACGAACCTCGCGAACCTCGTGAAGATGCTCGTGCACCGCTATGCGGCGGGGCCGCGCGCGGTGCTCCGGGGCACGCTCGACGTGCAGGAGCCCGAGGAGTATCCGGATGTGGGCGTGTATCACCCGTCGTTGCCGGGCCGCGGGATCAGCGCCGAGCTCAAGAAGCTGCCGACGAAGGGCAAGGCGGGCACGGTTGGCGTGCTGCTCGGGCGTTCGTACCTGCTCGCCGGCAACACGGCACACTACGATGCGGTGATCCGCGCGCTGGAGTCTCGCGGCCTGACGGTGATTCCCGCCTTTGCCAGCGGTCTCGACGCGCGTGCGGCGATCCACGAGTACTTCATGGACCGCAAGCTCGCGCTGCGCGGCACGCACAAGGCGACCATCGACGCCCTGGTGTCGCTCACCGGCTTCTCGCTGGTGGGCGGACCGGCCTACAACGACGCGGGAGCCGCGCAGGCGGTGCTGACGGCGCTCGACGTGCCGTATCTCTCGCTGCAGACGCTGGAGTTCCAGACCGTCAGCGAGTGGGAGCGCGACCCGCGCGGACTGAACGCGCTGCAGGCGACGTTGCAGGTGGCGATTCCCGAGCTCGATGGCGCGATCGGCCCGCTGGTCTACGGGGGCAAGGGTGAACCGAAGGAAGGCACAGCCGCGGCGTCGGAGCCGATCGTCGGACGCGTGGATGCCGTGGCGGCCCGCGTGGCCAAGCTGGTGCAGCTGCGGCGCAGGCCGCGCAGCCAGCGCAAAGTGAGCATCGTGCTGTTCAACTTCCCGCCAAACGCCGGCAATACGGGAAGCGCCGCGTACATCGCGGTCTTCGACTCGCTGTTCAATGTGCTGCAGGCGATGCAGCGCGAAGGCTATACGGTGGACGTCCCCGAGAGCGCCGATGCGCTGCGGCAGATGATCACCGAGGGCAACGCGCAGCAGGTGGGTGCGCCGGCCAACGTGCATGCGTTGATCCGGGCCGACGACCACGTGCGCCGCGAGCCGTTCCTCCAGGAAATCGAAGCGGTGTGGGGACCGGCGCCGGGCAAGCAGCTGAGCAACGGCCGCGAGCTCTTCGTCATGGGCGCGCGGTTCGGCAACGTGTTCGTCGGCGTGCAACCGGCCTTCGGCTGGGAAGGCGATCCGATGCGCCTGCTGTTCCAGGGCAACTTCGCGCCGACGCACGCCTTCTGTGCGTTCTATCGCTGGATGCGCGAGGACTTCGGCGCGGACGTCGTGCTGCATTTCGGCACGCATGGCGCGTTGGAGTTCATGCCGGGCAAGCAGGTCGGCCTCACGGACAAGTGCTGGCCGGAGCGCCTGATCGGCGATCTGCCCAATGTGTATCTCTACGCCTCGAACAATTCGTCGGAAGGCACGATGGCCAAGCGGCGCGGTGGCGCGGCGCTGGTCAGCTATCTCACGCCGCCGATCGCGCAGGCCGGGCTCTACAAGGATCTCGCGACGCTCAAGGCCTCGCTCGATGCCTTCCGCTCGCAGGACGATCCGGACCATGCGCTGGCCGAGGTGCTGCAGGAGCAGGCGGCTGCCCTCGACCTCTGCAAGCTCGAGCCGAAGTGGAACGGCGACACTGGCGAACGCGTCGCGGATGTTCGGGCGCGGCTGCTGGAGCTCGAGTATTCGCTGATCCCGATGGGTCTCCACGTAGTCGGCGAGGGCATGCCCGAGCAGGCGCGCCGCGACACGATCAAGGCGATCCGCGATTCGATGCCCGATGGCTTCTCGGATGCCGAGGCGACGGAGCTCGATCGCTTGCTTGCCGAGGACCATGAGATTCCTGGCATCCTGCGGGCACTGGATGCGCGCTATGTGCCGCCCGCACCGGGCGGCGACATCGTGCGCACGCCGAAGATCGTGCCGACGGGCCGCAACCTGTACGGCTTCGATCCCTACAAGGTGCCGAGCGCCTATGCGTTGATCGACGGCCGCAAGCGTGCGGACTTGCTGCTGGCGCGTCATGTGGCCGATGGGCACGCGCTGCCGGAGACGGTGGCCTTCGTGCTCTGGGGTACGGACAACATGAAGACGGAAGGCGCGCCGATCGCGCAGGTGCTGGCGCTCATGGGTGCCGCCCCGCGCTTCGATGCGGTTGGACGGCTCGCGGGCGCCCGACTCCTTCCGCTCGAGTCGCTGGGCCGTCCGCGCATCGATGTCGTTTGCACGCTCTCCGGCATCTTCCGCGACCTGCTGCCGCTCCAGACCAAGTTGATCGCCGAAGCGGCGCTGCTGGCCTCGCAGGCCGACGAGCCCATCGAAGGCAACTACATCAAGAAGCACACGCTGGAGCACATGCAGTCGCTCGGGCTCTCGCTCGACGAAGCGGCGCTGCGCGTGTTCTCCAATGCCGACGGCGCCTACGGATCGAACGTCAACCTCTTGGTCGAGACCGGCCAGTGGCAGCAGGAAGACGAGCTCGCCGAGCAGTTCGTGCAACGCAAGAGCTTTGCCTACGGCGTGAAGGCCGGCGTGAAGGCGATGCCCGCGCTCATGCAGCGCGCGCTCGGCGGTGCCGACGTCGCGTTCCAGAATCTCGACTCCGTCGAGCTCGGTGCGACGGACATCGACCAATACGTGGAGTCGCTGGGCGGCATGAACCGCGTGATCACACGCGCCAAGGGCGCCGAGGTGCCGGTGTACCTCGGCGACCACACGGGCAAGGACGGCCGCGTGCGCACGCTGGGCGAGCAGGTCGCGCTCGAGACGCGGACGCGCATGCTGAACCCCAAGTGGTACGAGGCCCAGTTGCAGCAGGGCTACGAGGGCGCGCGCAACATCGCCGGCCACGTGGCGACGACGCTGGGCTGGAGCGCCACGGCGGGGAACGTGCCGCAGTGGGTCTATACGGACATCACGAACACCTTCGTGCTCGATCCCGCGATGCGGGAGCGGCTGGCGAAGGCGAATCCGAATGCGGCGGTGGGCATGACCCAGCGCCTGATGGAAGCGCATGACCGAGGCTACTGGCAGCCGAGCGAGGAGATGCTCGCCAAGCTGCGGGAGGCGTCGGAGGACTTGGAGGACCGGCTCGAGGGCGTCAGCGCGGTGGCGTAG
- the puhA gene encoding photosynthetic reaction center subunit H, with protein MSELKATPVDHYNGSPLVPTGNPMIDGVGPAAWANRADVADLTVRGEPKIVPMRVAPGYTIAAGDPDPRGLPVKACDGNIAGTIVDLWVNRSEPQVSFYEVQLTSGARKLLPAALVQWPHFGLWGNDHVIVKAITAAQFADVPTTKRDDRITLLEEDKIMAYYAGGHLYATPSRAEPII; from the coding sequence ATGTCGGAACTCAAGGCTACGCCGGTGGACCACTACAACGGCTCGCCGTTGGTGCCGACCGGCAACCCGATGATCGACGGCGTGGGTCCTGCCGCGTGGGCGAATCGCGCTGATGTCGCCGACCTCACGGTGCGTGGCGAGCCGAAGATCGTGCCGATGCGCGTCGCGCCCGGCTATACGATCGCCGCGGGCGATCCCGATCCGCGCGGACTCCCCGTGAAGGCCTGCGACGGCAACATCGCCGGCACGATCGTGGACCTCTGGGTGAATCGCTCCGAACCGCAGGTGAGCTTCTATGAAGTGCAGCTCACGAGCGGCGCGCGCAAGCTGCTGCCGGCCGCGCTGGTGCAGTGGCCGCACTTCGGGCTCTGGGGCAACGACCACGTGATCGTGAAGGCGATCACCGCCGCGCAGTTCGCGGACGTCCCGACCACGAAGCGCGATGACCGCATCACGCTGCTGGAAGAGGACAAGATCATGGCGTACTACGCAGGCGGCCACCTGTACGCGACGCCGTCGCGTGCGGAGCCGATCATCTGA
- the puhC gene encoding photosynthetic complex assembly protein PuhC: protein MSAEIHFEPEPGSTSAMPNITPPKPALRVAVAMVALTFTMAFLASQFGIFKSPDIYENPVAQRALSFADAADGGILVRDGATGETALTLPAGTNGFLRGALRAMADRRRVAQKSPDAPFLLTAWGDGRVTIEDPETRERIAVSSFGPTQVKSFVALLDKDGTMFAGPP, encoded by the coding sequence ATGAGCGCCGAGATCCATTTCGAGCCGGAACCCGGTTCGACGTCGGCGATGCCGAACATCACGCCGCCGAAGCCTGCGTTGCGGGTGGCGGTGGCGATGGTCGCGTTGACGTTCACCATGGCCTTCCTGGCGTCGCAGTTCGGCATCTTCAAGTCGCCGGACATCTATGAGAACCCCGTGGCGCAGCGCGCGCTGAGCTTCGCCGATGCGGCGGACGGCGGCATCCTCGTGCGCGATGGCGCAACGGGCGAGACGGCGCTGACGCTTCCTGCCGGCACAAACGGATTCCTGCGTGGCGCCCTGCGTGCGATGGCCGACCGGCGCCGCGTGGCGCAGAAGTCGCCGGACGCGCCCTTCCTGCTCACCGCCTGGGGCGATGGTCGCGTGACGATCGAGGATCCCGAGACGCGCGAGCGCATTGCCGTGAGTTCGTTCGGTCCCACGCAGGTGAAGAGCTTCGTCGCCTTGCTCGACAAGGACGGTACGATGTTCGCCGGCCCGCCGTGA
- the bchM gene encoding magnesium protoporphyrin IX methyltransferase, protein MPGTPSTPPTAALPGGYARTRAWLHEYFDRQAAKSWETLTSDAPVSGIRATVRAGRDRMRTLMLSWLPTNLSGVRVLDAGCGTGAASIELARRGAEVVAIDLSPTLVDVARQRAAQSTLRGSIDFRAGDMLDAALGEFDYVFAMDSLIHYELADAVAAVSALAPRVRQGFVFTFAPRTPLLATMHAVGKWFPRADRAPQIVPTAEQALRDALQQALPGFTAGRTQQVKSSFYTSQAMELQSTPRRISP, encoded by the coding sequence ATGCCGGGCACTCCCTCCACGCCGCCGACCGCCGCCCTCCCGGGCGGCTACGCGCGCACGCGTGCGTGGCTGCACGAGTATTTCGACCGCCAGGCGGCGAAGTCCTGGGAGACGCTGACCTCGGACGCGCCGGTGAGCGGTATCCGCGCGACCGTGCGCGCCGGGCGCGATCGCATGCGCACGCTGATGCTCTCGTGGCTGCCGACCAACCTGTCCGGGGTGCGCGTGCTCGACGCCGGCTGCGGGACGGGCGCGGCGAGCATCGAGTTGGCGCGGCGCGGCGCCGAGGTCGTGGCCATCGACCTCTCGCCGACGCTGGTGGATGTCGCGCGGCAGCGGGCGGCCCAGAGCACGCTGCGCGGCAGCATCGACTTCCGCGCCGGCGACATGCTCGACGCGGCGCTCGGCGAGTTCGACTACGTGTTCGCGATGGACTCGCTCATCCACTACGAGCTCGCCGACGCGGTCGCCGCGGTCAGCGCCTTGGCTCCGCGCGTGCGCCAGGGCTTCGTCTTCACCTTCGCCCCGCGCACGCCGCTGCTCGCGACCATGCATGCCGTGGGCAAGTGGTTCCCGCGCGCCGATCGCGCGCCGCAGATCGTGCCGACCGCGGAGCAGGCGCTGCGCGACGCATTGCAGCAGGCGCTGCCCGGCTTCACGGCCGGGCGGACGCAGCAGGTGAAGAGTTCGTTCTACACCTCGCAGGCGATGGAACTGCAGTCCACCCCCCGGAGGATCTCGCCATGA